The Pyrus communis chromosome 5, drPyrComm1.1, whole genome shotgun sequence region CAGTTGAGAGAGTGGAATCACAAAAAAGTACTTCTATGCTTCTAGCTACCAAGAATAATATGCAAAATCGGTACAGATATGATCTTTAGATTTTAAAACTACTAGAATAAAATCAAGTACGAATATGTAGCATGACTGTGCGACTAACCCTTGAACTCGTGCTTTAGAATAACTCGGTAAAAGGTCAGTTTGCCAGGGTTAGTCACACTGTTAAACTAATTTTGACAAACTGATAATTTAGACTATCATCTAGTAAAGGAAAGTCGGTTTGCCAGGACAATGTGATTAACGCTTGCACAGACAATAGAATAGTTTAGACTGTTGATCTGGTAAACAAAAGGGAAATAAGTGTGATATCCACgtttcattttacttctcacacatttttttaattttcggcaaTCGGATCGGATAAATCGAAaaagatcaacggacaaaaattatcaagggtgtgtgagaagtaaaatggggtgtgtgaatatcacgcCCCCTACGTAGTAATGGGTCCGACATACATACCTGTTTTGAGGGGATTTTGGTATCTGGAGGTGAAGGATCTTTCTTGACAACAAGAAGGGTAGGGACATTGCTTGACAATAATAATTGGGTTTTCTTGCAATTCTTGTCACCTGGAATAATATGATTATTACTGATGGCTCTTGTAGCCGTTGATGAACTCACGAATGCTTCTTCCTTCTGCTTATTCTTCAGCCTTGGACCGTATCCAATATCATCTGCTGATTTTGGTCTACGCTTCTGAACTGAAGCAGTCTGGCTTTTCGGCTTCTGCCGCTGCTGATCTTCTTTCAAAGGCTGCAAAGGCTTTGGCTTTAGAGGTAAAGACGATAGAGGTGATTTGGGTTTTGGAGGAAGTGCTTGAATTTGATCTTTGGGACTGTTGGAGTCCAAGAATCTGAGCCTGGGAGAACAAGAAGCTGGAGTACTACTTCCTTCCTTTGCGAAAGCACTTTTTGAAGCAGCATTAGCAATGTTCTTGGATTTGAGTTGGAGAAGCAGCTCATCTCTGCCTTGCTTGTTGTTGTCTCTGTTGACTGATGATCTGGGGGTGTTTGTGATGTCCAAACCAACTCTCCTACTCACACTTTCCCTCACCTGCTTCACAATTTGCCTAGCGTAGTGACTTGGGCTTTCCACGTTCTCATGGTCTCCAAAATTAATCAGCTTTAAGTCCCTCCTTTTGTACGATGACTTGGAAAAATCCAAGTCCTCAGAAACCCCAACATTTTCTTTGTTGATTTGAAGCGAAAGCCGGTGGTGAAGATCGACGTCCGATCTTCTGGCTGATGATATTCTCGGAGTCTCAGGCAGTGAGCGAGTTCCAGCTGTAGCATTCATGTCACTCGTGTCCACGGCATGTCGTCTTGCTCTACCTTTGAGTGGTTTCCTGgactttgtattttttttatgaccGGTGGTACTGGATGTTGAAGTTGAACAGGGTGAGTTTGTTTGGTCAGGAAGAAGGTCAAGACCCATTAGCCTTGCTACCAAACTTGGAGTCTTTGTCATGCCTGGTGAGCTAATATCTGATGAAAAATCAACTGAAGGAATTCTTGCTTTGGTTATTTTGATCTGCATACTTTTCTGGAACTTCAAAATCTGCAAACACACAAATTTGAGGGGGACCATTCCATCATTACTATCATCATGACTTACTTTTTGAAAAACCCCAAAAGGGAAGCAAAttagatacaaaaatatatagatattataattttttgtgacAAGAAATATTGTAACAAAACGACTTACTGGACTgtttaaattttcttcttcttttgtgatAGATGACAGTGAAGTCCCTTCTGATGAATCCAAGCTATTTCTAGGTGCTTCAACACCTGAATCAATTCCACAATTTGAACTTAATTATTCACTACTAAAGTTATCCACATTTATCCGAAACGCTTGGTTGATTAAGAGCATTCACCCCTGCGCACCTCTAAGGTTCAGGTGCAACGCACTTTACCTCGTCGCTTTTACGAAGAAAttgtattataaaaaatttaaaataaaacattgagagagagagagagagaaagcgaggACCTTTTGGTACTGTGAGATCTTCTGGGTCGAAAGAAGGTTGTTGGTGGTGGTGTAAGTTGGCAAGCTGAAGTTGGTGGAAGTCAAACAACTGAAAGACGGCACACATGCAACCAGAAGATGTGGTGATGTCTTCGTCTGGTGGTCCTCCACTGCCTCTACCTCTCTTGGAGGATTTTCCAGAGCCCCAATACCACTCCCTCATTCCCATAACAAGTagaaaaaaggagaaaactGCTTTTGGCTTTTCAACAGAAACTAGAAGGATTGATATGGTGGAAGGTctatggatggatgaaaagcAATTGCTAGAGCTTCTCCAACAATGGGAAAACAggaatgaaaatatgaaaatgacaGAAGCTAGGAGCAGAAGCAGTAGTACtagtgtgtgtatgtgtgttgaGGACTTCTGAGCTGCAGAGAAAAGAGTAGGATTAGGACTGGTCACGGTTTGTGAGAGTTTGGAGTGGAAAAATAGCAGAAGAAAAGCCTGTGGGGATGCTGTGATCACTGATCATCATGAAGAAGCGAGAAAAGCGGATCCATGAAAGCATAAacgctagagagagagagagagagagagagagagagagagagttttgtaTTTGATTTGATGAAATTAATACGCAGAGCAGTGTGAGTTTTAGgtatcttctctctctcttccacaCACTGCATTTTATCTCTTTTTATCTTAGTGGTTTATGACGCTCACTCCCAAGCTTTTACCAGACCAAAACCAAGGAAACAACTGCTGgccatctctctccctctctctcacccTCATTGGGAAACGAAATTAATatgcaaagaaatgaaaaagatgACGATATGACCACGCACCTCCTCTGCTCCCTTCTTACTGCACTATATTCcgtctcttctttttttttttttttttttttttggtcaaaacaCTATATTCCGTCTCTGTTCAGAGATTTTTCGGCGTATATGCAACATCGCAACGCGatgttatttttatatttaaattataatatgtGTACTGTGTTTTATCTATATATCTTTGAAATGGAGAAATTTTCTCATTGATCCAAGTTTTAGTTCTAATGGTGTTAATGTGTGACAAACGCTTGTCATGGGTTAAAAAATACACAATTAGTTCAATGAAGGATCGCTCTATGGTGAAAATTTGGCATCAGAGATTAGCCATGAACCCTCCTGATCTCTTATCCATCTATCCATCTCTACAGTGCATGTGGGTATGTGTATTCCCATGTGTCAAAACGATTTTGTTATACGAGGAGGTGTACTGGGGATCTGCGAGCATCTAAATCCAACCCTTCTGTTATAATATcaattatattagtttatgaCGTTTTTTATTTCAGTTCAGTTACTATAGTTTGATTCTCTGATGCTAACTTGCTAACCATGGTTAAGATCACTACCTTTTTTCTCTACTTGGGTAGGGTTTAACTTAACCAAGGCCTGTCAAACTCAAAGGTGTCTTTGAGTTCAATAATTGAGTTGGTACCAACCTCAACCTCGCAACTAATTataacaaatttttaaaattttttcataacccaaATGCTCCTTTTGTATgcaaatttaacaattttttggGTCTCTCCTAATTAACTTAAGGTCCTGGGATCAAAATTAAAccacaacattaaaaaaatataatggaTTGACACGTGAGAGAGAATAGACAACTACTGatcattgtattattattttttgaattcaGGATCAATTTTACAATATTGCTTGCAAATATCATATCAAATCGGAGAGAATTGAATCTTAGATCTATCCTTTTCTTTTAAAAGAATTGATGTATTCCAATAATGCAGATGTTAGAGAAATTCTTATAGATATGTTCACACATGATGATGATGTGAAGGATGAAATTGAAGTGCACTAAGTTAATGATTTTTTTCGTTAATTTATTGAGCCATTACATCATTTGTATGATCGAATGGAATTCCTAAATGTCAACAATAAGCCATCATGAATCAGAACACTGTTTATGTCAATATGAACAGTATCACCGATAACATTGAAAAGCACCGCACACCATACATATAGCAATTATGAACACTGAACCGATTGTCAGTTTCATCACTACAAttttcaacattttattttttaaaatctatCTCATGAGGGACTGAAGAATTTGGTTTCTGTTGATCGAAGATATCCAATTCATGGTATAACAGACTAATTAGCAGGTACTCACACTGCCATAGTTTCACACAAAAACAAGGCCGTTTAATTTTCATAATGGAATTTTTGTGGCCAATATTTACCTTTTATGCATATGCTATGTAAGTTTAGTTTGTGCACAAGAAGTACACAGACCTTACCTATGAGGAAACACCAAATTAAATTCCGTTAAATTAAAATCATGCAACTGCATTAACTGTTCATTTGTTGCACCCATCATCTAGCTAGCTACATGGATTATCTCTTtagaaaaaattcaaatgcattCGTACGTTAGACGACTGAATTTGTACGACTAAAGTTTGATAGTCTCAATCTAGTTTACTAACTTTTCATTAAATGGATTTGTCCGActaaattttgataatttgaatATCGGTGTATCTTACACACGtataaattattaaaacaatATCATCTCTCTCAACATGGGAAGGCAGTCGAGGACAATTGGATAAACAAAACCATGCCATGCATGGACCACAAAAACTGTGCATAGATCCCACTTGACTGAGATTTTTCGGTGCCCTCAGTTGGACCTTCCAGGGACAGGACAGGCCACTGAGGCCAGGCCAGAGCGTCTAAGATCAGATGTATTAGGGGACCACAAAAGCATATGGCTTAAAACCTCAAATGCTTATACTCTTCCCTTGACATGACACTTGGCATTTTATACGTACTGTGATTTAAGCTGATGTTCGAATAGGAATGGAAGTGAAGAATAAGGCGAAATCATATGCCCTAGTACTA contains the following coding sequences:
- the LOC137735292 gene encoding uncharacterized protein isoform X2, whose product is MGMREWYWGSGKSSKRGRGSGGPPDEDITTSSGCMCAVFQLFDFHQLQLANLHHHQQPSFDPEDLTVPKGVEAPRNSLDSSEGTSLSSITKEEENLNSPILKFQKSMQIKITKARIPSVDFSSDISSPGMTKTPSLVARLMGLDLLPDQTNSPCSTSTSSTTGHKKNTKSRKPLKGRARRHAVDTSDMNATAGTRSLPETPRISSARRSDVDLHHRLSLQINKENVGVSEDLDFSKSSYKRRDLKLINFGDHENVESPSHYARQIVKQVRESVSRRVGLDITNTPRSSVNRDNNKQGRDELLLQLKSKNIANAASKSAFAKEGSSTPASCSPRLRFLDSNSPKDQIQALPPKPKSPLSSLPLKPKPLQPLKEDQQRQKPKSQTASVQKRRPKSADDIGYGPRLKNKQKEEAFVSSSTATRAISNNHIIPGDKNCKKTQLLLSSNVPTLLVVKKDPSPPDTKIPSKQQAQQVKSEAQQSKRRWSQLSSSTSHTYYKHQQVTRVPHVLATRHCINFTGDIPNGNAGTNTRSTTGAGGAEAERHLYVTRILARAGIDKDTLVSFTNWFSPSHPLDPSIFYHLEHSYSTASGKNEFSSSLGHRWNRKLLFHLVDEILVEFLRPYINLKPWVTSSNNILFEYCNGMRINGSHLINILCYKIQSFPCADCQVLEDINALIDKDLPESKVQSEMEFEEVAEGIVKEVEKDILDTLIHETAMSLWF
- the LOC137735292 gene encoding uncharacterized protein isoform X1, producing MGMREWYWGSGKSSKRGRGSGGPPDEDITTSSGCMCAVFQLFDFHQLQLANLHHHQQPSFDPEDLTVPKGVEAPRNSLDSSEGTSLSSITKEEENLNSPILKFQKSMQIKITKARIPSVDFSSDISSPGMTKTPSLVARLMGLDLLPDQTNSPCSTSTSSTTGHKKNTKSRKPLKGRARRHAVDTSDMNATAGTRSLPETPRISSARRSDVDLHHRLSLQINKENVGVSEDLDFSKSSYKRRDLKLINFGDHENVESPSHYARQIVKQVRESVSRRVGLDITNTPRSSVNRDNNKQGRDELLLQLKSKNIANAASKSAFAKEGSSTPASCSPRLRFLDSNSPKDQIQALPPKPKSPLSSLPLKPKPLQPLKEDQQRQKPKSQTASVQKRRPKSADDIGYGPRLKNKQKEEAFVSSSTATRAISNNHIIPGDKNCKKTQLLLSSNVPTLLVVKKDPSPPDTKIPSKQQQAQQVKSEAQQSKRRWSQLSSSTSHTYYKHQQVTRVPHVLATRHCINFTGDIPNGNAGTNTRSTTGAGGAEAERHLYVTRILARAGIDKDTLVSFTNWFSPSHPLDPSIFYHLEHSYSTASGKNEFSSSLGHRWNRKLLFHLVDEILVEFLRPYINLKPWVTSSNNILFEYCNGMRINGSHLINILCYKIQSFPCADCQVLEDINALIDKDLPESKVQSEMEFEEVAEGIVKEVEKDILDTLIHETAMSLWF